From Deinococcus malanensis, the proteins below share one genomic window:
- a CDS encoding transposase has product SVVFLPPYAPELNPIELVWAYIKRHVLGNFCARTSVALKEKLTGAWQRVRYVDLPQHLMDANLRRDQ; this is encoded by the coding sequence TTCTGTAGTGTTTCTGCCGCCGTATGCTCCGGAGCTGAACCCCATTGAGCTGGTCTGGGCGTATATCAAGCGCCATGTGCTGGGGAATTTTTGCGCCCGCACCTCGGTGGCATTGAAGGAGAAGCTGACTGGTGCGTGGCAACGTGTTCGGTATGTTGACCTCCCGCAACACCTTATGGATGCAAATCTACGCCGTGATCAATAA